A window of Mycoplasmopsis equigenitalium genomic DNA:
CTAATGCTGTATTAGAAAAGCCGTTTTCTATTTTATTGTTTGACGAAATTGAAAAGGCAAACGGAAAAATTCTTGATAAGTTTTTACAAATTTTAGAAGATGGTAGATTAACATCATCTAAAGGAGAATTAGTTAATTTCTCTGAAACATTTATTGTTTTTACTTCTAATATAGGCGCAAATAATATCAAAGATATCAACGACAAAGAAGGGGCAAGAAAACACTTTAAAAAAGAGGTTATTAACTACTTTAATAACGAATTAAAAAGACCTGAAATATTAAACAGAATTGGAATTAAAAATATTATTCCTTTTAATCCTATAACAGAAAAAGATGTAGAAATTTGTACAAACATTATTAAACATAAACTCAATAAAGTTATTAAAATGCTAAAAGAGAAAAGATACATTATCAATCATACAGATGTTGGCGATGAAAAAGAATTATATAAACAAATCATTAAAAAATATGATAGTAGTTTAGGCGGGAGAGGACTAGTCACAACCTTGGAAACATACTTTATTGATCCATTATCATCATTTATTTTTGGGAAATATCCAGAAATCGAATCTAAATTAAAAGATGAAAACGAGATAGTAAAAATAAATTATGAATACAAAGAAGTAAGTGGTAAAAAAGAATTAAAATTTGTTTTAAATTAAGACTAATTTGAAAATACGTAAATTAAAAAATATCAACGAAAAACGTTGATATTTTCTTGATTTGCTGCTTAATTGTGTTTATTATTTTATCATCGAATTTTCGTAAACACGTTTTGAGGATTCGGCTAGTTTTTTAGCATTTTCTTTCTTTTGTGTAGGCGTGTCACCAAAATAATATGTTGGCAAAACAGTGGCAAAATAATTATCGCTACTACTATCTAAACTAACAACAATTCGTTTTCAATTTGAAGGTAACGCTGTCAAAAACTTAAGTTCAGCATTAGGATCTGTTTTTAATAATTCAATATGTTGTTGAACATCATAAATAACTCATGAATTTGCAGTTTTATTAAATGCCTCTAAAAAGTAATATAGTTCTTTTTTTGTTGTATCAATTGCATACGAAACTTGCATTTTACTAAATCCATTAATAAATAATAAATTGGCTACTAATCTTAAAACTTCACGTTGTGAAGCACCGAAATTTTTAATATTAACTGATATAAGACGTCTCAAACTCTTTTGGACATCAGAATTTTTAATTGCTTCGATATCAACTAATAAATCTTTATGATCTACTATGAATTTTTCAGGATCATTAGCAAACTCTTCAAGTAAATTTTCGTCGGTAATAACTTCCTTAAAAAGACTAGTTCCATCAGTTGGTGAATTTGATGTTGCGTCTTTCAAGTTTCTTGTTAACTGAATTGGACTTAGTGCTCACATCATCCCTTGCTTTTGTTTGTTATTAATGGTTATTCTTCAGGCAACTAGTTGTTTCATTAATTTTTTGTACGCAATATCAAAATCTTCAACTTTATCTAATAGTTTTCGAACTTTGTAAAAATAATAGTTGAAAATAACATCATTTGAAGGCAAGGCGATATCAAAGTCACCGACACTAGTTATTCCTTGGCTATTCTTTGTAAAAAGTTTGTCATAGTTTTCGTACAAATTAATTGAGTATGGAGTTTGTTTTAAATAGTGGTTATAAACTTCAAAAACGTCTTCAAAACTCATAGTCTCAACGTTTTTGTCGTTTGCTCCTCACTTTTTAAATTGTACTTTGGCAAATTCTTCTTTGACTAATAAAAATTTACTTTTTAAGATGTCCTGTGACAGAATAATTTGTTGTGGGGTTGCATCTTTATTTACTTCTTCAAATTTAGGTAAATTAATAAAATAATTGTCATTAGCAAATTTGCGTGCGGCTAGTAAATTTTCATCAAGTTTCAAAATACACGAATTTGCTAAAACAGGTGTTAGTGCTAATGATGACAGTAATAATAATTTAAGTTTTGTTGTTTTAGCCATTATTCCTCCTGTGTCTTATATTTTCATGATTTAATACCAGCTGCAGTTACATATAATCCAATGATAAAAATAACAAGCGAAAAGAAAATTAAACCAATTCCATACGCTACACCAGCTTTAGCCTTAAAAATATAACTATCATCAATATCAACAAGTTCTGAAATCTTAATTGTTTCCTGACAATTAATAATCATAATTGTAGAGAAAATAATAATTCCAATACTTGCCAACAACATAAATGCTCAAACAACTGTTTGGACTTTGATTCCTTTTTTCATCTTTACCCCTTAATTGCACTCCCTTGGTTTGATACAGCATTCATAATTCTTTTTCTAAAAATAAAGTAGAACAAGAACATTGGGAAAATGGCGATAATTGCACCAGCCATTTTCACGTTTTGCATAATTCGATCAATACCATCAAGTTCAAGACGACCAACACCAAACAATCATACTGACATAATTTTATAATCACCACCAGCAATTAAAGCAGGTCAAAGATAACTGTTTCAAGCTGCTAAGGCGGTTAAAATCACAATTGTAAGTGTGATTGGCCGCACCATTGGCATTGCAATTTTAAATAGGTAGGTTGCACCACTTGCCCCATCAACCGTTGAAACTTCTTTAATTCGTTTTGGGATTGAAGAAAAGGCATTACGATACATTAGTGCGTTAAAAATTGATGCCATAAATGGTAAGGCAATAATTGCTAAAACTCCGACAAATGTTTTTCTAAAATCAACACCAGGAATGTTTTGTTCTAGTAAAAGCGCTACTTTATACTGACCCGTCATTAATGCTACCTCTGGTAGCACAAGTAAAGCAATAAAAACACCCCAAAGAAATTCTTTACCTCATCATTTTTTAAGTGAAAAGGCATAACCCGCTAGCATAACGACAAAGATTTTTGAAACAATCGAAATCAAAACATTTAAGAATGTTAATAATAATGATTGTCAATAACTCGAGTCAAAAGCACGAGTAAAATTATTGAAATTTACCGATTCGGGAATAATAATAAACTCAGCATTTAATTTATTAGCTTGTAAATCGGGCATAATTGCCACTAAAATCATAAAAGCAAAGGGGAAAAAAATAATTAAACCAAAAAAGCATAAAACAAACATTTTAAGAAACGCAACCGTCACCAAATAGATTGCCGATGACTCGCGTACTTGTTGTCCGGTTTTATCTCTATTTCTATTTAATTTGCGCTTTGTTAATCACTCTTGAATTTTTAATTTTCTTTCAAACATGATATTCTCCTAAATTGTTCGTTGCTCTAATAATGGCTTGAAATCCGCCCCGGACAATAATTGAAAAGCTAACACCAATAATAAATAAACTAATTGCTGATGATGCTGCCATTCTAAAATCACCAATACCAGTACGTCCATACACAAATAACATTAATGTTGAAGCACCGTTTCCTGTTGCTTCGGCTACATCATTGTTAAATAATGCAAGTGGGAAAACCTTAATTCCACTAATAATGCTCATTGTAATTAAGAATCTTGTCGTGCCACGAATTGAAGGAAGGGTAATGTTAAAAAACTGTTTTGTTCCACCAATTCCATCAATTGAAGCAGAGCGATAAAGGTTTTTATCAACCGATAACATTGCTGTTGTTAACAGTAAAATGTTAAAAGCCAAACTCGATCAAATCCCTTGCGTAATCATAACTAACAATGGTTTGAAGCCATACATATCACCAGATTCTAATCAAGTTACTTTTCTACCAATAATGCTATTGAACATTCCATTTGTACTAAAGATTTGCGTGAATGTAAGCGATATAGCAACAATGTTTGTAATATAAGGAAGAAAGAAAACTGTTTGTCAAAATCCTTTTGCTCGTTTTCTAACTAGTGTCGAGATTGCTGATGAAATCACAAGAGAAATTCCGATTTCTAACGGTAAGATAATCAACGCATACATTAATGAATTACGAATTCCGACAGCAAATGTTGGCTCTTTAGTAAATAAATCAACAAATGCTTCAAATGTAAATTCCACTTTTTTTGAACCATCGCTAAAATATGTTTCCTTGAAGAAAGCATAATATAGGTTGAAAAATAGCGGCATAATGGTGAATAAACCAAGAATAACAAATGTTGGAATCAACATTGTGATTGGTTTCCAGATTGGTGTTCTTTTATCAACAATTGAACCAGCTAACGCTTCTTCTTTGTTTGTTGCTTGTTTTTTAACAGCTAAATTATGAAAAAGTTTATTACTTGTAAAAGTGGAAAGAAAACTATTTTTTAATTTCATAGCGCACCCTTTCTCCTGAATCTTTTTCAAAAATGTGAAGTTTGTTTAATGGTAAACTAAAGAAAATTTCATCATTAATTTTGTAATGTAAATCATTATCAACCAAAAAGTTAAGATCATAGTCACCAAACTTGGTTTCCATTTTAACAATTAGTTTACTTTCTTTACCAAGATTTTCAATTGCCTTAACCACACCAAAAAGAGTCGCTTTTTGTTTAGTCTTTTTAACTTCATAATCTTCAGCACGTGTTCCGATTAGAAGGGGTGTATTTTCCTTTAATCCGCTAAATTCAAAATTATCAAATTCATTACTTAAAATCTTAAGTTTTCCATTTTCATAAATACCAGGTAAAATACCCATTTCAGGCATTCCTAAAAACTTTGCAACAAATAAGTTAGCAGGTCTGTTATATAACTCCATTGGCGCCCCAATTTGTTGCACTTGCGCCATCGACATACAGACAACGATATCACTAATCGACATTGCCTCTTCTTGGTCGTGGGTAACAAAAACAGTTGTAATACCAAGGCTTTGTTGAATTTCACGAATTCATTGACGAGTTGAAATTCTTAATTTAGCATCAAGGTTAGAAAGGGGTTCGTCCATTAATAAAATTTGTGGTTTTTTAACAATTGCCCGCGCAATTGCTACCCGTTGTTGTTGACCACCTGATAACTTGGTTGGTTTCTTTTGTAAATTACGTTCAATCTCAACTCTGTGAGCAACTTCCATAACTTCTTTATGAATCGCCTTACGAACACTAATAACAAATTTCTCAACTAACTCTTCAATTGTTTTCTTTTCTTCTTCAGTTAATACATTTGCTAGGGTTTTGTTTTTTAATGCGTTTTTCAAATTATATTTTGTGGCAATTAAATTGAATTCATCATCGTGTCTTTTTCAAGCAAACATTGTTAAATATTTATAGTTTCTTTTAAGACGTTTTTTCTGAACATTATTTCTGCTTTTTTCTTTGTAAATTGAACGTTTTTCATTGAGTTCTTGTTTTTTCTGTTTTATTAATTCACGATATTTTTCAGTGATTTCTTGTTGGTTTTTTTGATGAAGATAAAATTGAATTGTGATATTAACTTGGTACAATAAATCAACCGCTTTTTTATTAACAGTGCAATTGTGATTTAAATAATTAAAATTACTTAATTCTTTTTGTAATTTAGTAAGCAAATTTAAACGTTGTTCTATCTCTTCATTTGTTAATTTCGTACATTTTAAAAGTGATTTATCTATTGAGTTTAACGCTGAACTTGAGGTTGCTAAACTATTTTGCATCCCTAAAGCAACTTGTACATCTCACTCTTCTTGTAGTTTATTTAAAAGCTTTTTACGTTCGTTTTTAAAACCTTCAATTTTAGTAATACTATCTTTCGAATTCAAACCTAATTCGGTTTGAAAACGAACTTTACTAATTTTGTAATTTGTCAAAGCAGTTTCGTAATCATATTTAAGTTCAGAGATGAAATTTGAATATTCAATATCAGTTATTCGCCCAACTTTTTTATATAGCGTAAATAATCTTTCTAACGATTCTAATTCTTGTTTTGTAGCACCTAAATGTTTTAGATAAATCATAGCAATTTTAAGTTCTGCATACTGTCTTTTTATACGAATATTATTTTGTCAATCTTCATCATTTTTAAGTGGAAAGGCAATATTATCGTAAACACTCATATGTGGATAAAGGGCGTAGTTTTGAAAAACAAAACCTAGCTTTCTTCTTTGTGGTGAAAGTTTGGTTACATCCTTACCATTGAAAAATACCTTACCACCTGTAATTGTTAACAAGCCTGAAATAGCATTAAGGGTTGTCGTTTTACCACTACCACTAGGTCCTAGCAGTGTTACAAGTTTACCTTGCGGAATCTTAAAACTTACATCATCAACTGCTAATGTTTCACCAAAATCAATCGAAACATTTTTAAGTTCAATAGCAGGAATTTGTTCATTGCTTTGGCTATTGTCTTCGATTTTAGCGTTAATTCTTTCCAACTCTTTGTTATCTTCTTCATTGGGACGAATTACTTGCTTTATAATTCAGTTTTTTAATCTATTTAGTCAAATCATATTATTCCTTTTCTAGTTTGGATACATCTTATCTTTATATTTATAAATTAAGTCTTCGTCTTCTTCCATAAAAGTATGGTAACCAGTATTACTTCTAGTTAAATATACTTTGGTTGCGATCGTTTTTTCATTAGCAAAATCTTGAAATAGACCTAAGCGATTTTCTTTTGCAAATTTCATTGCCTTAGCCATTTCAAAAAATGTGTAATATTTCAAAGTTCCTTTAATTGTATTTTCAGACTTGTTACCACCACTAAATGGTAAACATCAACCATTTCTAACAATTTCAGTGTTATATGAAATATTAAAATCTTTACCAAAGAAAATGTCAGCAGGGATACGATTAAATTTATCAACACCTTTACCATCAAGGAAAAGTCGAACAACAGTTTTCGAAGGTAAAGTATTCACGGCAAATTTGGTTGCTAACTCAGCAAATTGATGTTCTCATTTAGGTGATTTTTTATAATCAGCACCGGAACCAACACCTTTTTCTGGTGTGTCAATTCCTGCTAAACGAATTGTATAAGTTTCGCCAACATTAATATCACTCACACCTGGCTGTATACTTAAAACTTTAACTTCGGCCGTGTCTCCATCTTTTCATCTAACAATTTCACCTTCAAATCAGTTATTGATATTTACTCAATCAACATTAATCTTTTGAATATTGGGATCATCAAGCGATAAAGAAGGATTAAGTTGTTTTGGTCGCAATGTAAATTTCATTTGAATATCGGTTTCTAACCGATATGTGTAATTAATAACTACTTTTTTATCTAGTGTGTGAAACTTGAAAATCAAACTACGCTTATTATTAAATTGATTTATTGTATCATCAAGTGCAACATCTCTAGGCAAGTCATCCTTAACTGGCAACTGTGAAAGCTCGATCATATACTTAACATCGTTTACTTTTACTAAGTAAAAACGATTAACAAGATCGTGCAAATCTAAATAAACCGAATTAATTGAAAGGGGTGAGTGAAATTGTAAATTAAGTTTATCAAGCGAAATGATCTCATTCATTTCGGCATCAATCATACTTTTTTGCTCATTTGTAAATTCAACAATTCCTTCGCTTTCATTTTCTACATCATACTTTGGTGTAAATGCGCCTAAAAATTCACTGTTGCTTGAAGTATTTGATGTAGCACAACTAACAACTGCAGCAACTGTAAATGGTAATGGAGTTAATAATCATATTTTTCTTTTCATGTTATTCCTTTAGTGATGTATAAAAATATGAAATGGTTTGGCATTTCATATTTTTTGGTTTTGAATTAGCTAAATAATGTACCGTTAGATTCTTTAACTTTTTTAACAATCATTTCTTCGTATGTTGTTACTTTTGCTGCTTCACCGTTTGCATAGTGGGTTGAAACGGTTGCGTAGGCAGCGTTGAAACTATCACGGAACTTGCTTCCTTGTGCGTCACCTAATTCTTCAAAAAGAACATATTTTTCTGGTTCTTTTGAAACTTTAGTATAAACATCATAAGCATGTTTTAGGAAGATGTTCGCTTTTGATAGGTCGTTGTTTTCAAAACCTTTTTTAGCGAAGATATAAGATGCTTC
This region includes:
- a CDS encoding carbohydrate ABC transporter permease — protein: MFERKLKIQEWLTKRKLNRNRDKTGQQVRESSAIYLVTVAFLKMFVLCFFGLIIFFPFAFMILVAIMPDLQANKLNAEFIIIPESVNFNNFTRAFDSSYWQSLLLTFLNVLISIVSKIFVVMLAGYAFSLKKWWGKEFLWGVFIALLVLPEVALMTGQYKVALLLEQNIPGVDFRKTFVGVLAIIALPFMASIFNALMYRNAFSSIPKRIKEVSTVDGASGATYLFKIAMPMVRPITLTIVILTALAAWNSYLWPALIAGGDYKIMSVWLFGVGRLELDGIDRIMQNVKMAGAIIAIFPMFLFYFIFRKRIMNAVSNQGSAIKG
- a CDS encoding carbohydrate ABC transporter permease; the encoded protein is MKLKNSFLSTFTSNKLFHNLAVKKQATNKEEALAGSIVDKRTPIWKPITMLIPTFVILGLFTIMPLFFNLYYAFFKETYFSDGSKKVEFTFEAFVDLFTKEPTFAVGIRNSLMYALIILPLEIGISLVISSAISTLVRKRAKGFWQTVFFLPYITNIVAISLTFTQIFSTNGMFNSIIGRKVTWLESGDMYGFKPLLVMITQGIWSSLAFNILLLTTAMLSVDKNLYRSASIDGIGGTKQFFNITLPSIRGTTRFLITMSIISGIKVFPLALFNNDVAEATGNGASTLMLFVYGRTGIGDFRMAASSAISLFIIGVSFSIIVRGGFQAIIRATNNLGEYHVWKKIKNSRVINKAQIK
- a CDS encoding thermonuclease family protein; this translates as MKRKIWLLTPLPFTVAAVVSCATSNTSSNSEFLGAFTPKYDVENESEGIVEFTNEQKSMIDAEMNEIISLDKLNLQFHSPLSINSVYLDLHDLVNRFYLVKVNDVKYMIELSQLPVKDDLPRDVALDDTINQFNNKRSLIFKFHTLDKKVVINYTYRLETDIQMKFTLRPKQLNPSLSLDDPNIQKINVDWVNINNWFEGEIVRWKDGDTAEVKVLSIQPGVSDINVGETYTIRLAGIDTPEKGVGSGADYKKSPKWEHQFAELATKFAVNTLPSKTVVRLFLDGKGVDKFNRIPADIFFGKDFNISYNTEIVRNGWCLPFSGGNKSENTIKGTLKYYTFFEMAKAMKFAKENRLGLFQDFANEKTIATKVYLTRSNTGYHTFMEEDEDLIYKYKDKMYPN
- a CDS encoding ATP-binding cassette domain-containing protein; protein product: MIWLNRLKNWIIKQVIRPNEEDNKELERINAKIEDNSQSNEQIPAIELKNVSIDFGETLAVDDVSFKIPQGKLVTLLGPSGSGKTTTLNAISGLLTITGGKVFFNGKDVTKLSPQRRKLGFVFQNYALYPHMSVYDNIAFPLKNDEDWQNNIRIKRQYAELKIAMIYLKHLGATKQELESLERLFTLYKKVGRITDIEYSNFISELKYDYETALTNYKISKVRFQTELGLNSKDSITKIEGFKNERKKLLNKLQEEWDVQVALGMQNSLATSSSALNSIDKSLLKCTKLTNEEIEQRLNLLTKLQKELSNFNYLNHNCTVNKKAVDLLYQVNITIQFYLHQKNQQEITEKYRELIKQKKQELNEKRSIYKEKSRNNVQKKRLKRNYKYLTMFAWKRHDDEFNLIATKYNLKNALKNKTLANVLTEEEKKTIEELVEKFVISVRKAIHKEVMEVAHRVEIERNLQKKPTKLSGGQQQRVAIARAIVKKPQILLMDEPLSNLDAKLRISTRQWIREIQQSLGITTVFVTHDQEEAMSISDIVVCMSMAQVQQIGAPMELYNRPANLFVAKFLGMPEMGILPGIYENGKLKILSNEFDNFEFSGLKENTPLLIGTRAEDYEVKKTKQKATLFGVVKAIENLGKESKLIVKMETKFGDYDLNFLVDNDLHYKINDEIFFSLPLNKLHIFEKDSGERVRYEIKK